From Calditerrivibrio sp.:
TGGGTTGGGTAGAATTGTGGATTTTGGTAAAAATATGGATCTGATAGATCTTTGCGAACATATTTTGAAGAAATTAAATCTTAGGGAGATAAGGCATAATGGGTTAGACGGGATTGTATCAAATAAAGGAGCTATATTGACTGGTAGCGGTGCTTCCTATTGGAAGATTTGCAGGGATAAGGGTATTAAATTTCTTATTACTGGGGACATGAAACATCATGATGCTTTGGATGCTTATGAAAATGGTATTGCTGTAATAGATGTGGGGCACTTTCAAACTGAGAAGATATTTATGAATTATTTAGCAGAGACTGTTAAAAGGGATATTGGTGTAGAGGTAGTTGTTATAGATGAAAAATCCCCAATTAAATTGTATGTGAGAAAGGAGGATATAGATGCTTGAAGAATTGGAGAAATTGATTGAGTTACAAAGAATTGATAACAGAATTTTTGAGATAAATAAAATATTAAATACTATGCCAGATTATATGGTGGAGATTCAGGATGAGTATCATGCGGTGAGACATAGATTTGAAGAATTGAAAGGTCAATTGGAAAAAAGTAAAAAAGACAGTGAGATTATCAAAAAGGAATTTGAAAACAAGAAAGTTTCTTTGGATAAATCCCATAAAAAGCTGTCCACAGTTAAAAACACAAAAGAGTATGAAGCTGTACTGAAGGAACTTGATGTTTTGAAAAAGGAGCTATACGAACTAGAACTAAAATCTTTAGAGATGACAGAATCTGTGGAAAATTTGGAAAAAGAGTTTGCTAATATAGAAGAAAAAAGAATTATATTGGATAAAAAATATGATGAGGTTAGCAAACGTAGAGAAAAAGAGAATGCCCTCATTATTCAGGAGTTAAAAGAGTTAAATACTAAGAGGGATGAGTTGGTATCCACAGTAAAAAAACAGTATATAAATAAATATGAAACTATCAGGAGAGCCAGAAATAACTTGGCTATAGTAAGGGTTGACAATGAGATCTGTTCGGGGTGTTATATGAAGATACCGCCCCAGTTATTTGTAGAAGTTAAAAAGAATGCTTCAATTCATCAGTGCCCAAATTGCCAAAGATTTTTGTATTATAGAGACGGTGAGTAACAATAGAACTAATAATTTACACCGACGGGGCATCATTAGGTAATCCCGGGCATGCAGGCTGTGGGTTTTTGATTTTTAAAGGTACTGAGTTGTTGGTGAAAAATAAAGTTTACATTGGTATAGCTACCAACAATGTTGCTGAATACAAAGCTATATTGTTTGCTGTAAAAAAAGCTAAGGAATTTAAGCCAAAAAAAATTATCATAAAAACAGATTCTGAATTGATTGCAAGACAATTTTCTGGTATATATAAGATTAAAGATGCCACGCTAAAATCTATTTATGATGAGATTGTAAAGGAAGTGTATTCCTTAGATTTTTCTGTGGAGCATATTAGAAGAGAGCATAATAAATTAGCCGATAAGCTTTCTAAAGAGGCTGCTTCTGAGGGGAAAAAGTATGCATCAGATTCTCCTGCTTAGTGATGATATCAATGAGATAAGGCTTCAGTATGATGTTTGTGTAAGGAATGGTTATAACTTTTATTTTTTTGATAAAATGGAAAGTTTTTACGGTTTTTTAATCCATGAGAATATTGACGTAGCTGTAATAAATCAACATCTGGTTGATGACCCTGTTGATATCTTCAATATTTTTAGGGAAAAAGATGTGGATGCTTCTTTTGTGTTTATAGGTGATAAGGATACAGACAAAGTTCGGAAGCTTTTGAAGATCGGTTATTTTGATTATATATACTATGGGTATACATCAGAGGAGTTTGAATCTTCCATCAGGGATGCAATAGAAAATAAAACTGCTTTTGAAAAGATCAAATTTATCAGCAGCAACTTAGAGAAAATTAACAAAAACCTTTTGGAAAAAACTGAAGAACTTGAAGCCGACAGGATCAGGATGAAAAATGTTATCAATAAGTTTAGGTTAATCGAGTCCTTTATCCGTGAGATTAATATTACTAATGGTGCTAATCTGATTTTAGAAAAGTTGTGTCAGTTTATTTCAAAGGAGTTTTCAAATAACAAGGTTATTATAACAAAGATAGAGGGTATGCAGGAGACAGTGGTAGCTTCTTC
This genomic window contains:
- a CDS encoding C4-type zinc ribbon domain-containing protein, which produces MLEELEKLIELQRIDNRIFEINKILNTMPDYMVEIQDEYHAVRHRFEELKGQLEKSKKDSEIIKKEFENKKVSLDKSHKKLSTVKNTKEYEAVLKELDVLKKELYELELKSLEMTESVENLEKEFANIEEKRIILDKKYDEVSKRREKENALIIQELKELNTKRDELVSTVKKQYINKYETIRRARNNLAIVRVDNEICSGCYMKIPPQLFVEVKKNASIHQCPNCQRFLYYRDGE
- a CDS encoding ribonuclease HI family protein, with amino-acid sequence MYTDGASLGNPGHAGCGFLIFKGTELLVKNKVYIGIATNNVAEYKAILFAVKKAKEFKPKKIIIKTDSELIARQFSGIYKIKDATLKSIYDEIVKEVYSLDFSVEHIRREHNKLADKLSKEAASEGKKYASDSPA